From a region of the Desulfovibrio inopinatus DSM 10711 genome:
- a CDS encoding tyrosine-type recombinase/integrase, whose product MLCHFLQGGRQKIWEKIGLKSEGYTPQVAAEVRGERVKTARHGENVKTQKEIRQEKAQHDRTVDEVADAYFEAKGPKMKGRGAQIDRYRFDKHVSPILGKRPASSLSRLDLARIEQGMKSLSTASIWGALEILRRILNHGGQHGLCPPLPFKIKLPKKNNEVTEYLEPDDLQRLLQVLDSWPSQDVARMLRLSMYTGMRRGEVFALKDADVDFQQGFIALRGVDERGPKGGVTAYVPMSDTVRQIIVDQLEWRDEKHLGSPYVFPGKGGRLRFDCTAVYRIKKAAKLPKSFRMFHGLRHHFAVTLANSGEVSLDMIGELLTHKDTKTNRRYAKFLPDTKKEAANRAAEMLEKQAKAETSARRDKNSVKADS is encoded by the coding sequence ATGCTTTGTCATTTCCTACAAGGTGGACGGCAAAAAATCTGGGAAAAGATCGGCCTGAAGTCTGAAGGCTATACGCCCCAGGTGGCCGCAGAGGTCCGTGGAGAACGAGTGAAGACCGCCCGGCACGGCGAGAACGTGAAGACCCAAAAAGAAATCCGTCAGGAAAAGGCCCAGCATGACAGGACGGTTGATGAAGTAGCCGACGCCTATTTCGAGGCCAAGGGGCCGAAGATGAAAGGACGCGGCGCCCAAATTGACCGATACCGCTTCGACAAGCATGTCTCCCCCATTCTCGGGAAACGCCCCGCAAGTTCCCTCTCCCGCCTGGACCTCGCCAGGATCGAGCAAGGCATGAAAAGTCTGTCCACGGCTTCCATATGGGGCGCCTTGGAAATCCTGCGCCGCATTCTGAACCATGGCGGGCAGCACGGTCTTTGCCCTCCGCTCCCCTTCAAAATCAAGCTCCCGAAGAAAAATAATGAGGTGACGGAATACCTTGAACCGGACGACTTGCAGCGCCTTCTGCAAGTCCTGGATTCCTGGCCGTCCCAGGACGTGGCCCGAATGCTGCGGCTGTCCATGTACACCGGAATGCGCCGGGGGGAAGTCTTCGCCCTCAAGGACGCGGACGTGGACTTTCAGCAAGGATTCATCGCCCTGCGCGGCGTGGACGAGAGAGGCCCCAAAGGAGGCGTCACCGCCTACGTCCCCATGTCGGATACCGTGCGGCAAATCATCGTGGATCAACTCGAATGGCGTGACGAAAAACACCTTGGTTCGCCCTACGTCTTTCCAGGAAAAGGCGGAAGGCTGCGCTTTGACTGCACGGCCGTTTACCGGATCAAGAAAGCGGCGAAGCTCCCGAAGAGCTTCCGCATGTTTCATGGTCTGCGGCACCATTTCGCCGTCACCCTGGCGAACTCCGGGGAAGTCTCCCTTGATATGATCGGGGAGCTTCTGACGCACAAAGACACGAAGACAAACCGCCGTTATGCCAAGTTCCTCCCGGACACGAAAAAGGAGGCCGCGAACCGGGCAGCGGAAATGCTGGAAAAGCAGGCAAAAGCGGAAACGTCCGCCAGAAGGGATAAAAATAGCGTTAAGGCGGATTCCTGA
- a CDS encoding MarR family winged helix-turn-helix transcriptional regulator, with amino-acid sequence MKTEREQFEQMLEVLMKFVDTVNERHAGGVSFGTPYRLYPAEIHTVVAIGQNEGVGLTQLAEQLEISKATLSERIRKLIQKGFVEKRKNPIDQKAVELRLTETGKKAEHHHEFHHAKMYEEFRQYFGEDASRKIALFTRTFNELTGFERSTPDLS; translated from the coding sequence ATGAAAACCGAACGAGAACAGTTTGAGCAAATGTTGGAAGTATTAATGAAGTTTGTTGACACCGTAAACGAGCGGCATGCCGGTGGCGTGTCTTTCGGCACTCCATATCGACTTTATCCAGCTGAAATTCATACAGTTGTAGCCATCGGCCAAAATGAAGGTGTTGGATTAACACAACTCGCCGAACAATTGGAAATTTCAAAGGCAACGCTTTCAGAGCGTATCCGAAAGCTTATCCAAAAAGGTTTCGTGGAAAAAAGAAAAAACCCCATAGATCAAAAGGCTGTAGAACTACGTCTTACAGAGACCGGTAAGAAAGCTGAGCACCACCATGAATTTCATCATGCGAAAATGTATGAAGAATTTCGACAGTATTTTGGTGAAGATGCTTCTCGAAAAATTGCATTGTTTACACGAACTTTCAACGAATTGACTGGGTTTGAAAGAAGTACTCCCGACCTTTCCTGA
- a CDS encoding EFR1 family ferrodoxin (N-terminal region resembles flavodoxins. C-terminal ferrodoxin region binds two 4Fe-4S clusters.): protein MRIAIMFFSATNNTRTLAAVIKKELEKLGAEVDLHDVTAPNTRERYWDLSIYQAVIFGFPVHSLRAPRIMRDWLETLKGNGIKCSMFFTYGGFMVFPAHGSTAEILTRKNFTLVSSAQFPGKHTYNYGGWDAFPNRPDKREFELAKKYTELTYKRFTGEDQQILSHLDKGDFTDNQLDSFEKLRFKIVHTLPRRKENGCQLCELCEHSCPTGAFDATLGRAHPDLCIACLRCVSICPDNAITINSTKESWSMKLSMSKLSEAELNNQMGKIYV, encoded by the coding sequence ATGCGTATCGCAATCATGTTCTTTTCAGCAACAAATAACACGCGAACTCTGGCCGCTGTGATTAAAAAAGAATTGGAAAAGTTGGGAGCAGAGGTGGATCTACATGACGTCACAGCTCCAAACACAAGAGAAAGATATTGGGATCTATCCATCTATCAAGCTGTTATTTTTGGATTTCCCGTCCATTCACTTCGTGCTCCCAGAATCATGCGGGACTGGTTGGAGACACTCAAGGGGAATGGCATAAAATGCAGCATGTTCTTTACCTACGGTGGATTCATGGTGTTTCCTGCTCATGGCTCTACTGCAGAAATACTGACAAGAAAAAATTTTACTCTTGTTTCTTCTGCTCAATTTCCAGGGAAACATACTTACAATTATGGCGGGTGGGACGCTTTTCCGAATCGCCCTGATAAGCGTGAATTTGAACTTGCAAAGAAATACACTGAATTAACGTACAAACGATTTACAGGAGAAGATCAACAAATATTATCACACCTTGATAAAGGTGACTTTACCGATAATCAACTCGACTCTTTTGAAAAATTGAGATTTAAAATAGTTCATACACTGCCGAGAAGAAAAGAAAATGGGTGTCAATTGTGCGAGTTGTGTGAACACTCGTGCCCAACGGGTGCATTTGACGCTACACTTGGAAGAGCCCACCCTGATTTATGCATTGCATGCCTGCGCTGTGTCTCCATTTGTCCTGATAATGCTATCACAATAAATAGCACAAAAGAGTCATGGTCGATGAAGCTTTCAATGAGCAAACTTTCAGAAGCAGAATTAAACAACCAAATGGGAAAAATATACGTGTAG
- a CDS encoding helix-turn-helix domain-containing protein produces MKSNSRIIDGAREALAIARGEKSPEEYAVHVPEAVDVRRIRTKLNMTQADFARTFGFKLATLRHWEQKQRTPEGPARAYLMVIDREPEVVRRALREAS; encoded by the coding sequence ATGAAAAGTAACAGCCGCATTATCGACGGCGCCAGGGAAGCCCTTGCTATCGCCAGGGGGGAGAAGTCACCGGAGGAATACGCCGTCCATGTTCCTGAAGCGGTGGACGTGCGCCGCATCCGCACGAAGTTGAATATGACTCAGGCCGACTTTGCCCGGACATTTGGCTTCAAACTGGCGACCCTGCGCCATTGGGAACAAAAACAACGCACGCCGGAAGGCCCGGCTCGCGCCTATCTTATGGTCATTGACCGGGAACCGGAAGTTGTCCGCCGGGCCTTGCGCGAGGCGTCGTGA
- a CDS encoding type II toxin-antitoxin system RelE/ParE family toxin: protein MSILLTVIETPTFLKDVKRAGLREEEHRELINFLAANPSAGVLMEGTGGVRKVRFAGEGSGKSGGYRVVYYFHNMDMPLFALALFAKNEKANLTKAERNQLRAIMPEIVKAYREGKRHEK, encoded by the coding sequence ATGTCCATACTCTTGACCGTGATTGAGACGCCGACCTTCCTCAAAGACGTAAAGCGCGCCGGTTTGCGCGAAGAGGAGCACCGCGAGCTTATCAACTTTTTGGCCGCTAATCCTTCCGCCGGTGTGCTCATGGAAGGAACCGGCGGCGTCCGCAAGGTACGCTTCGCCGGGGAAGGATCGGGCAAAAGCGGCGGGTATCGCGTGGTCTACTATTTCCACAACATGGATATGCCGCTTTTTGCCCTGGCGCTCTTCGCCAAAAACGAGAAGGCCAATTTGACCAAGGCGGAGAGAAACCAGTTGCGGGCTATCATGCCAGAGATCGTCAAGGCTTACCGGGAGGGCAAGCGACATGAAAAGTAA